One Clupea harengus chromosome 12, Ch_v2.0.2, whole genome shotgun sequence DNA segment encodes these proteins:
- the hsdl2 gene encoding hydroxysteroid dehydrogenase-like protein 2 yields MLQNTGKLAGCTLFITGASRGIGKAIALKAAKDGANVVIAAKTAQAHPKLPGTIYTAAEEIEAIGGKALPCIVDVRDENQINDAVAKAVEKFGGIDILVNNASAINLTGTLETSMKKVDLMMGVNLRGTYLTSKLCIPHLLKSKNPHILNLSPPLNLNPIWFKNHTAYTMAKYGMSMCVLGMAEEFRGSIAVNALWPKTAIQTAAMDMLGGSEIGNQCRKVEIMADAAYEIFNQPTSFTGNFVIDEDILKKAGIKDFETYAVVPGHPLLPDFFLDEEPENLVKHMEDHGATPAFKTGSASGDAVVGSPIADTFKAIKGIISPDVVKSTKGVYKFDLSGEHPGIWYIDLKSDVGSAGSGEPPVKADVVMSMDSADFIKMFTGKMKPTMAFMSGKLKIKGDMTLALKMEKMMGLMKPRL; encoded by the exons ATGCTGCAAAATACAGG AAAGTTGGCTGGTTGCACCTTGTTCATCACAGGGGCAAGCAGAGGCATCGGGAAAGCGATTGCCCTTAAAGCTGCCAAGGATGGTGCCAATGTTGTCATCGCTGCCAAAACTGCACAGGCCCACCCAAAACTCCCAGGGACCATCTACACAGCCGCTGAAGAAA TTGAGGCAATTGGAGGGAAAGCCTTGCCCTGTATCGTAGACGTACGAGATGAAAATCAGATTAATGATGCAGTGGCAAAAGCTGTGGAGAAGTTTGGAG GAATTGACATTCTTGTGAACAACGCCAGTGCAATCAACCTGACCGGTACTTTGGAGACCTCCATGAAGAAAGTGGACCTTATGATGGGTGTTAACCTTAGAGGAACCTACCTCAC GTCAAAACTGTGTATCCCACACCTTCTGAAGAGTAAAAATCCTCACATCCTAAATCTCAGTCCTCCACTAAACCTTAACCCCATCTGGTTCAAAAACCACACTG CATACACAATGGCCAAATATggaatgtccatgtgtgtgcttggaatGGCGGAAGAATTCAGAGGATCCATTGCCGTTAATGCCTTATGGCCTAAGACAG CCATCCAGACTGCAGCTATGGACATGCTGGGAGGCTCAGAAATAGGGAACCAGTGCAGGAAGGTGGAGATCATGGCTGATGCAGCCTACGAAATTTTCAACCAGCCCACCAGCTTCACGGGGAACTTTGTCATCGACGAGGACATTCTGAAGAAGGCGGGGATCAAGGACTTTGAAACATATGCAGTTGTGCCAG GTCATCCTCTGCTGCCTGACTTCTTCCTGGATGAAGAGCCTGAGAATCTGGTGAAGCACATGGAGGATCATG GTGCTACTCCTGCTTTCAAGACTGGGAGTGCCAGTGGAGATGCTGTAGTCGGTAGTCCTATTGCAGACACCTTCAAGGCCATCAAGGGAATCATCAGTCCAGATGTGGTCAAGAGCACTAAAGGAGTATACAAATTTGACCTTTCAG GGGAGCATCCTGGAATTTGGTACATTGACCTGAAGAGCGATGTAGGAAGTGCAGGTAGCGGGGAGCCGCCAGTCAAAGCAGATGTCGTTATGAGCATGGACAGTGCAGACTTCATCAAGATGTTTACAG GAAAAATGAAACCAACAATGGCCTTCATGTCAGGAAAACTGAAGATCAAGGGGGATATGACTCTCGCCCTTAAAATGGAGAAAATGATGGGCTTGATGAAACCCAGACTGTAA
- the LOC105906024 gene encoding uncharacterized protein KIAA1958 isoform X3, producing MEDCLHTSSDNLAKLVKWAHSHGTICTLIPSLKHLLTEGAHGNLTALWGCSAGHAYHWPLTATCKSSQKERVCYPNSRSINAENLMQGTTGGSGSQRERFLEHASKGKGNCGQAGDSCDFSNCSEPSEADDNVEEYNSSLFDIVCESSATDEDGDSEPHQQHAPLRKRTIPGVGAAEERAGDPAIKKIKQETSEDYYTVANAQLAAGSEGGPSSTVVSQSPRPSSHTRPSSLSSLSHKPSSMDGDSLGVSPLPTGSSSSPHPQSMVRPMRAPLHSAQSKAPSQSSSAPAGALHLPSKSELLDRMPGDELAKSSVPYGDLGTAINTDLDLMAAQTLNADSRADASVSPALYEIERLKALLQAEKSKIDLMGDTITSLKQDKELLQQELTKKAELICDFLQDQLRPEKRRAHSSNQMEPGSSHQLINTYPEEGGQFESPALFDSFEEVELHPLDRQRIKISKRCREGENTRVRMKNVVGVIARYMAALQEFRRSVSMKVAFDRIGVDRNTISRTAAIAELSLAAPEVFHALPPWDEKEETLARYAVRCRQAMDDNIKAKIKAMKAKGELLPIVSK from the exons ATGGAAGACTGTTTGCACACCTCGTCGGACAACCTGGCCAAGCTGGTCAAGTGGGCACACAGCCATGGAACCATCTGCACGCTCATCCCCAGTCTCAAGCACCTGCTTACCGAGGGTGCCCACGGCAACCTCACCGCGCTCTGGGGTTGCAGCGCAGGCCACGCCTACCACTGGCCACTGACTGCCACCTGTAAGAGCAGCCAGAAGGAGCGAGTCTGTTACCCGAACAGCCGGAGCATCAATGCGGAGAACCTTATGCAGGGCACCACAGGTGGCTCAGGCAGCCAGAGGGAGCGATTTCTGGAGCATGCCAGCAAGGGGAAGGGGAATTGCGGACAGGCGGGCGACTCATGTGACTTCTCTAACTGCAGCGAGCCCTCGGAGGCGGACGACAATGTGGAGGAGTATAACAGCAGCCTGTTCGACATCGTCTGCGAGTCGTCCGCCACGGACGAGGATGGTGACTCCGAGCCCCACCAGCAGCATGCGCCACTTCGCAAGAGGACAATCCCCGGGGTAGGAGCGGCAGAGGAGCGTGCCGGGGACCCCGCCATTAAGAAGATCAAGCAGGAGACATCGGAGGACTACTACACAGTGGCCAATGCCCAGCTAGCTGCGGGCTCCGAAGGAGGCCCCTCATCTACAGTCGTCTCTCAGTCGCCACGGCCAAGCTCCCATACGCGTCCctcgtccctctcctctctgtcccacaAACCATCGTCGATGGATGGAGACTCCCTGGGGGTCTCGCCCTTGCCCACGGGCAGCAGCTCTTCCCCGCACCCCCAGTCCATGGTCCGACCCATGCGTGCCCCTCTCCACAGTGCCCAGAGCAAAGCGCCCAGTCAGAGTTCGAGCGCCCCTGCCGGAGCCTTACACCTGCCCAGCAAGAGTGAGCTTCTGGACAGGATGCCGGGGGATGAGTTGGCCAAGTCCTCGGTGCCCTATGGAGACCTGGGCACAGCGATAAACACAGACCTGGACCTGATGGCAGCACAGACCTTAAATGCAGACTCCAGAGCAGATGCCTCGG TGTCTCCGGCCCTGTACGAGATTGAGCGACTGAAAGCCCTGCTGCAGGCAGAGAAGAGCAAGATCGATCTGATGGGTGACACCATCACCAGCCTGAAGCAGGACAaggagctgctgcagcaggagctcACCAAGAAGGCTGAGCTCATCTGTGACTTCCTGCAGGACCAGCTTCGACCAG AAAAAAGGAGGGCTCATTCGTCCAATCAGATGGAACCAGGAAGCTCTCATCAGCTAATCAACACCTACCCTGAGGAGGGTGGGCAGTTTGAGTCCCCTGCCCTCTTTGACTCTTTCGAGGAGGTGGAGCTGCACCCTCTGGACAGACAGAGGATCAAGATCTCCAAGAGatgtagagagggggagaacacACGAGTGCGCA TGAAAAACGTGGTGGGCGTGATTGCGCGGTACATGGCAGCGCTGCAGGAGTTCCGCCGCAGCGTCTCCATGAAGGTGGCCTTCGACCGCATCGGCGTGGACCGCAACACCATCTCCCGCACGGCGGCCATCGCCGAGCTCAGCCTGGCCGCCCCCGAGGTCTTCCACGCACTGCCCCCGTGGGACGAGAAGGAGGAGACGCTTGCTCGCTATGCCGTCCGCTGCCGACAGGCCATGGACGACAACATCAAAGCCAAGATCAAAGCCATGAAAGCCAAGGGGGAGCTTCTGCCAATCGTCAGCAAATGA
- the LOC105906024 gene encoding uncharacterized protein KIAA1958 isoform X2 → MEDCLHTSSDNLAKLVKWAHSHGTICTLIPSLKHLLTEGAHGNLTALWGCSAGHAYHWPLTATCKSSQKERVCYPNSRSINAENLMQGTTGGSGSQRERFLEHASKGKGNCGQAGDSCDFSNCSEPSEADDNVEEYNSSLFDIVCESSATDEDGDSEPHQQHAPLRKRTIPGVGAAEERAGDPAIKKIKQETSEDYYTVANAQLAAGSEGGPSSTVVSQSPRPSSHTRPSSLSSLSHKPSSMDGDSLGVSPLPTGSSSSPHPQSMVRPMRAPLHSAQSKAPSQSSSAPAGALHLPSKSELLDRMPGDELAKSSVPYGDLGTAINTDLDLMAAQTLNADSRADASGCLGYLPKTRGTAEGSMSFLCNSTNEQSFQGKWQLEEFVASIDPSTLRSLQTVIGKILSFREEEPTQQRVTRPPRPHHPPHPPPSLEQIEEESPLVEDQVQVGHSSPGPGQQELYPGSEVYLPTVRLAAMHQESRQDCMRLFHQLFEHFFSEDDLVGAVAFGKRGKVPNGKKVLDRRIVDGIITYVLRCSTLDGWTSVDSSKLKKACINKCRMRMSQRRRLGQVPFFSPEHYMMGPSYLQQSPDDF, encoded by the exons ATGGAAGACTGTTTGCACACCTCGTCGGACAACCTGGCCAAGCTGGTCAAGTGGGCACACAGCCATGGAACCATCTGCACGCTCATCCCCAGTCTCAAGCACCTGCTTACCGAGGGTGCCCACGGCAACCTCACCGCGCTCTGGGGTTGCAGCGCAGGCCACGCCTACCACTGGCCACTGACTGCCACCTGTAAGAGCAGCCAGAAGGAGCGAGTCTGTTACCCGAACAGCCGGAGCATCAATGCGGAGAACCTTATGCAGGGCACCACAGGTGGCTCAGGCAGCCAGAGGGAGCGATTTCTGGAGCATGCCAGCAAGGGGAAGGGGAATTGCGGACAGGCGGGCGACTCATGTGACTTCTCTAACTGCAGCGAGCCCTCGGAGGCGGACGACAATGTGGAGGAGTATAACAGCAGCCTGTTCGACATCGTCTGCGAGTCGTCCGCCACGGACGAGGATGGTGACTCCGAGCCCCACCAGCAGCATGCGCCACTTCGCAAGAGGACAATCCCCGGGGTAGGAGCGGCAGAGGAGCGTGCCGGGGACCCCGCCATTAAGAAGATCAAGCAGGAGACATCGGAGGACTACTACACAGTGGCCAATGCCCAGCTAGCTGCGGGCTCCGAAGGAGGCCCCTCATCTACAGTCGTCTCTCAGTCGCCACGGCCAAGCTCCCATACGCGTCCctcgtccctctcctctctgtcccacaAACCATCGTCGATGGATGGAGACTCCCTGGGGGTCTCGCCCTTGCCCACGGGCAGCAGCTCTTCCCCGCACCCCCAGTCCATGGTCCGACCCATGCGTGCCCCTCTCCACAGTGCCCAGAGCAAAGCGCCCAGTCAGAGTTCGAGCGCCCCTGCCGGAGCCTTACACCTGCCCAGCAAGAGTGAGCTTCTGGACAGGATGCCGGGGGATGAGTTGGCCAAGTCCTCGGTGCCCTATGGAGACCTGGGCACAGCGATAAACACAGACCTGGACCTGATGGCAGCACAGACCTTAAATGCAGACTCCAGAGCAGATGCCTCGG GCTGTTTGGGTTACTTGCCCAAAACGAGAGGCACAGCAGAGGGGTCCATGTCGTTTTTATGTAACTCCACTAATGAGCAGTCTTTCCAAGGCAAATGGCAGCTCGAGGAATTTGTTGCGAGTATAG ATCCCAGCACTCTTAGAAGCCTGCAGACGGTCATTGGTAAAATCCTCTCTTTCCGCGAGGAAGAGCCTACCCAACAGCGGGTAACACGGCCTCCTCGTCCACACCACCcgccccaccctcccccctccctggaACAGATTGAGGAGGAGAGCCCCCTGGTTGAAGATCAGGTGCAGGTGGGTCACAGTTCTCCCGGGCCGGGCCAGCAGGAGCTCTACCCGGGTTCGGAGGTGTACCTGCCCACGGTGCGCCTGGCCGCCATGCACCAGGAGTCCAGGCAGGACTGCATGCGTCTGTTCCACCAGCTCTTCGAGCACTTCTTCAGCGAGGACGATCTCGTAGGGGCCGTGGCGTTCGGGAAGAGGGGCAAAGTGCCCAACGGCAAGAAGGTTTTGGACAGAAGGATTGTTGACGGGATTATCA CGTATGTTCTCCGTTGCTCTACACTGGATGGCTGGACGTCAGTGGACTCCTCCAAGCTGAAGAAAGCTTGCATCAACAAGTGCAGAATGAGGATGAGCCAAAGGCGAAGGCTAGGCCAAGTACCCTTCTTCAGCCCAGAGCACTACATGATGGGGCCTTCTTACCTACAGCAGTCACCTGATGACTTTTGA
- the LOC105906024 gene encoding uncharacterized protein KIAA1958 isoform X1 yields MEDCLHTSSDNLAKLVKWAHSHGTICTLIPSLKHLLTEGAHGNLTALWGCSAGHAYHWPLTATCKSSQKERVCYPNSRSINAENLMQGTTGGSGSQRERFLEHASKGKGNCGQAGDSCDFSNCSEPSEADDNVEEYNSSLFDIVCESSATDEDGDSEPHQQHAPLRKRTIPGVGAAEERAGDPAIKKIKQETSEDYYTVANAQLAAGSEGGPSSTVVSQSPRPSSHTRPSSLSSLSHKPSSMDGDSLGVSPLPTGSSSSPHPQSMVRPMRAPLHSAQSKAPSQSSSAPAGALHLPSKSELLDRMPGDELAKSSVPYGDLGTAINTDLDLMAAQTLNADSRADASDMEDRSEANREQNEKTIRSTQTALRNFRDFLISKYPTETREIYCIPPEELDAYLSSFFVDARQKDGSEYEPNSLANYQCGLERYLKEQRYNYSITRDKEFRRSQEALKQKQLELKFKGKGNKPHKSMKLTVADELLLRKRGLLSRYNPEGLLNLVWLNNTKAFGHCTGFHSSTLKWGDIRLISSESGLECLEWTYQDLSDINNKTRRSGTECRIYATLQNPQTCPVQDYKEYAQRRPQAMLYEDAPFYLSIKPVVNLAALHWFNCQALGKNKLAKMVKTMCEKGNIPGRRTNFSVYQSCSTLSEAQSNQLVLICNNLSQQGGQSMGSHAGTTNFVIAGSFDPADAM; encoded by the exons ATGGAAGACTGTTTGCACACCTCGTCGGACAACCTGGCCAAGCTGGTCAAGTGGGCACACAGCCATGGAACCATCTGCACGCTCATCCCCAGTCTCAAGCACCTGCTTACCGAGGGTGCCCACGGCAACCTCACCGCGCTCTGGGGTTGCAGCGCAGGCCACGCCTACCACTGGCCACTGACTGCCACCTGTAAGAGCAGCCAGAAGGAGCGAGTCTGTTACCCGAACAGCCGGAGCATCAATGCGGAGAACCTTATGCAGGGCACCACAGGTGGCTCAGGCAGCCAGAGGGAGCGATTTCTGGAGCATGCCAGCAAGGGGAAGGGGAATTGCGGACAGGCGGGCGACTCATGTGACTTCTCTAACTGCAGCGAGCCCTCGGAGGCGGACGACAATGTGGAGGAGTATAACAGCAGCCTGTTCGACATCGTCTGCGAGTCGTCCGCCACGGACGAGGATGGTGACTCCGAGCCCCACCAGCAGCATGCGCCACTTCGCAAGAGGACAATCCCCGGGGTAGGAGCGGCAGAGGAGCGTGCCGGGGACCCCGCCATTAAGAAGATCAAGCAGGAGACATCGGAGGACTACTACACAGTGGCCAATGCCCAGCTAGCTGCGGGCTCCGAAGGAGGCCCCTCATCTACAGTCGTCTCTCAGTCGCCACGGCCAAGCTCCCATACGCGTCCctcgtccctctcctctctgtcccacaAACCATCGTCGATGGATGGAGACTCCCTGGGGGTCTCGCCCTTGCCCACGGGCAGCAGCTCTTCCCCGCACCCCCAGTCCATGGTCCGACCCATGCGTGCCCCTCTCCACAGTGCCCAGAGCAAAGCGCCCAGTCAGAGTTCGAGCGCCCCTGCCGGAGCCTTACACCTGCCCAGCAAGAGTGAGCTTCTGGACAGGATGCCGGGGGATGAGTTGGCCAAGTCCTCGGTGCCCTATGGAGACCTGGGCACAGCGATAAACACAGACCTGGACCTGATGGCAGCACAGACCTTAAATGCAGACTCCAGAGCAGATGCCTCGG ATATGGAGGACCGTTCAGAAGCTAACCGTGAGCAGAATGAGAAGACCATCCGCAGCACCCAGACGGCCCTCCGCAACTTCCGCGATTTCCTGATCTCCAAGTATCCCACAGAGACCCGGGAGATCTACTGCATCCCGCCCGAGGAGTTGGACGCCTATCTGTCCTCCTTCTTCGTGGATGCCCGACAGAAGGACGGCTCAGAGTACGAGCCCAACAGCCTGGCCAACTACCAGTGCGGCCTGGAGCGCTACCTGAAGGAGCAGCGCTACAACTACAGCATCACACGAGACAAGGAGTTCAGGCGGTCACAGGAGGCCCTGAAGCAGAAGCAGCTGGAGCTGAAATTCAAGGGGAAGGGCAACAAACCTCACAAGTCGATGAAGCTGACAGTGGCTGATGAGCTGCTGCTCAGGAAGAGGGGTCTGCTGAGCCGGTACAACCCCGAGGGGCTGCTCAACTTGGTGTGGCTCAACAACACCAAGGCATTTGGGCACTGCACAGGTTTCCACAGCTCCACGCTGAAATGGGGCGACATTCGGCTCATCTCCTCCGAGTCGGGACTCGAGTGCCTGGAATGGACCTACCAGGATCTGAGCGATATCAATAACAAGACCCGGCGCTCAGGCACCGAGTGCCGCATCTACGCCACGCTGCAGAACCCCCAGACTTGCCCCGTGCAGGACTACAAGGAGTACGCACAGCGGAGGCCCCAAGCCATGCTGTACGAGGACGCCCCCTTCTACCTGTCAATCAAGCCCGTGGTGAACCTGGCTGCGCTGCACTGGTTCAACTGCCAGGCGCTGGGCAAGAACAAGCTGGCCAAGATGGTGAAGACCATGTGCGAGAAGGGCAACATCCCGGGGAGGAGGACCAACTTCAGCGTGTACCAGAGCTGCAGCACTCTGTCTGAGGCCCAGAGCAATCAGCTGGTGCTCATCTGCAACAACCTCAGCCAACAGGGCGGTCAGTCCATGGGCAGCCATGCCGGCACCACTAACTTCGTCATTGCCGGATCCTTCGACCCTGCCGATGCCATGTAG
- the LOC105906027 gene encoding SOSS complex subunit C, which yields MAANPPGQGFQNKNRAAILADLEKEKRRLIQSQSMNSPGASIPLARPSVNNVVRDHAEQQHIAAQQKAALQHAHTHSSGFFITQDSSFGNLILPVLPRLDPE from the exons ATGGCTGCGAATCCACCTGGACAAG GATTCCAGAACAAGAACAGAGCTGCTATTTTAGCAGAtcttgaaaaagaaaagagacgaTTGATACAAAGCCAATCCATGAACAGCCCAGGAGCAAG CATCCCTCTGGCAAGGCCATCAGTAAATAACGTAGTCCGAGACCATGCAGAGCAACAGCATATCGCTGCCCAGCAGAAAGCAGCTTTGCAG CATGCCCATACTCACTCCTCTGGCTTCTTCATCACTCAAGACTCTTCCTTTGGAAACCTCATACTTCCTGTTCTGCCACGGCTGGATCCAGAGTAA